CTCCCAACCTCCCCCAACTTGGGGGAGGAGAAATAAAACTGGCGGGGCGCGGGAAATGAGGCGCGAGGATGCCTCTTTGCAAAACATTTGCCGAACCGTCATCGTTCCTCTCCCTTTTTCAAGTCGTAGAGTAGGCTCAAAGCCGTAGGGTGGGATCAAAGCGAAGCGTAGCCCACCACTTCCCCCAGTCCCCCAGCCTCAATTCGCCAGGGTGATATTGATCTCGATTTTCGTTTCCTTGCTCAAATTTTTCGTCCCGGAACAAGCGATCGTTTCCTTCCCGGAATAACCGTTCGTTTTCACCAGAATTGGCAATCCCGATGAAGGAAGAGATACATCACGGCAATCAGATGGAATTTCATCAAAGAAGGAAGCGAATAAACATTCCTATTCTCTTGCCGGGATCTCGGAGTTATACCAATCGACTCGGCGGGTGATAAACATGACTACAGCAAGAATTACGAATAGACCGAGCGATCCAATCAGAAGCGCGTAATCTCCATTGGTCAACAGGATGTACAAGTAAGCATAGAGCCCGGCGATCAGGGCGGCCACAATCGCCGTTTGCTTAAAGCGATGAAAAATCGAATAACTATATGAACCCGTCATTCCTATAACAGCCATACAGGCGAGAACGTAAGCGAGTAAAAAGCCCAAGTGTTCCATCAAAGACAGTTCCAGCAGATAGAACATACACAGAGAGGCGCCCAGCAATAGGTATTGGATCGGATGAACGCGGACTCCTGCCAGTAGTTCGATCAGCCAAACTATGGTAAACGTAAGGAGGATAAACAGACTGGCGTATTTGACGCTGCGTTCAGCCATCCGGTAGGAATTCATAAGGTCGATCAGATTGACTCCGAACCGTGAGTTCTGAATGTTTTCACGAAAATCAGTTTGTCCCGTCCATGCCTGGGGGTAATTCCGGCCTAGGAAAGGTATTTTCCACTTTGCGATAAAATGGTTATCCGATACGCTTCGATCGATGGGAAGCCAAGCGCCTTGAAAACTAGGATTGCCCGAATTGGAATTCAGATCGACAATCGTTTCCTGTCCAAAAGGAACGAAAAACAAGCCCACACTACCGTTCAACGCAAGGGGAAACGCGAA
This genomic window from Candidatus Omnitrophota bacterium contains:
- the creD gene encoding cell envelope integrity protein CreD, with amino-acid sequence MQNSLNHVITSIRQSKIVRLIGVGILVLFLQIPIFMIGSLVNERQGRQQSVIEEISSKWGQSQSINGPALIVPYTYQWNEMSATGQLINHTETRHAIFLPEKLQVAGKLDCAALFRGIYSVPVYKLNLTVSGVFPALNFKELGIDPASVIWERAQITLGISDAHAIQEQTEISWNSNRFPFLPGVEYCTGSNTGIHALVAINAEIQQYEFAFPLALNGSVGLFFVPFGQETIVDLNSNSGNPSFQGAWLPIDRSVSDNHFIAKWKIPFLGRNYPQAWTGQTDFRENIQNSRFGVNLIDLMNSYRMAERSVKYASLFILLTFTIVWLIELLAGVRVHPIQYLLLGASLCMFYLLELSLMEHLGFLLAYVLACMAVIGMTGSYSYSIFHRFKQTAIVAALIAGLYAYLYILLTNGDYALLIGSLGLFVILAVVMFITRRVDWYNSEIPARE